The following coding sequences are from one Odontesthes bonariensis isolate fOdoBon6 chromosome 10, fOdoBon6.hap1, whole genome shotgun sequence window:
- the LOC142390943 gene encoding potassium voltage-gated channel subfamily A member 2-like — protein sequence MTVATSDLGDEAAAHPGQPHDQYDPEPDHECCERVVINISGLRFETQLKTLSQFPETLLGDPKKRMRYFDPLRNEYFFDRNRPSFDAILYYYQSGGRLRRPVNVTLDIFSEEIRFYELGEEAMEIFREDEGFIKEEERPLPENEFQRQVWLLFEYPESSGPARIIAIISVMVILISIVSFCLETLPVFRNDDEEIYTYPFHSMSNSTSTYDSSAYFTDPFFIVETLCIIWFSFEFLVRFFACPSKAGFFGNIMNIIDIVAIIPYFITLGTELAERPEDSQAGQQAMSLAILRVIRLVRVFRIFKLSRHSKGLQILGQTLKASMRELGLLIFFLFIGVILFSSAVYFAEADEPHSQFSSIPEAFWWAVVSMTTVGYGDMVPTTIGGKIVGSLCAIAGVLTIALPVPVIVSNFNYFYHRETEGEEQAQYLNIPSVPKASSADDLKKSGRSGSGSTLSKSDYVEIQEAVNHSTEDFRPEGMKTGNCTLANTNYINITKMRTDV from the coding sequence ATGACGGTTGCCACCAGTGACCTTGGAGATGAAGCAGCGGCACATCCAGGTCAGCCTCATGACCAATACGACCCAGAACCAGACCATGAGTGTTGCGAGAGAGTAGTCATCAACATCTCGGGTTTACGCTTTGAGACTCAGTTGAAGACACTCTCTCAGTTTCCAGAGACACTGCTGGGTGATCCGAAGAAAAGGATGAGGTATTTTGATCCTCTCCGAAATGAGTACTTTTTTGACCGAAATCGTCCAAGTTTTGATGCTATTCTGTATTATTACCAGTCCGGGGGGAGGCTGCGCCGGCCTGTTAATGTGACCCTGGACATTTTTTCTGAGGAGATCCGGTTTTATGAATTGGGTGAGGAAGCTATGGAAATCTTCAGGGAGGATGAAGGTTTCATAAAGGAAGAGGAGCGGCCTCTACCAGAGAATGAGTTTCAAAGACAAGTGTGGCTTCTGTTTGAATACCCAGAGAGCTCTGGTCCAGCGCGTATCATTGCCATCATCTCTGTCATGGTGATCCTTATCTCCATTGTCAGCTTCTGTCTGGAGACACTACCAGTTTTCCGCAATGACGATGAGGAGATTTACACATATCCATTCCATTCCATGTCCAACTCCACCTCTACTTATGACAGCTCAGCATATTTTACAGATCCTTTCTTTATTGTGGAGACCCTCTGTATCATTTGGTTCTCCTTTGAGTTCCTAGTTAGATTCTTTGCCTGTCCAAGCAAAGCTGGATTTTTTGGCAACATCATGAACATTATCGATATCGTGGCAATCATTCCTTACTTTATCACCCTGGGCACAGAGCTTGCAGAGAGGCCAGAGGACAGCCAGGCAGGCCAGCAGGCAATGTCTTTGGCTATTCTTCGTGTCATTCGTCTGGTAAGGGTGTTTCGTATCTTCAAACTCTCACGTCACTCTAAGGGGCTCCAGATCTTAGGGCAGACTCTAAAGGCCAGTATGCGTGAGCTGGGACTCCTCATCTTCTTCCTGTTTATCGGCGTAATCCTGTTCTCTAGTGCCGTCTACTTTGCAGAAGCAGATGAACCACATTCCCAGTTCAGTAGCATCCCTGAAGCATTTTGGTGGGCAGTGGTTTCCATGACAACTGTAGGTTACGGAGACATGGTCCCAACAACTATTGGAGGAAAAATTGTGGGGTCTCTTTGTGCAATTGCCGGTGTGCTGACTATTGCTTTGCCTGTGCCTGTCATTGTGTCAAATTTCAACTACTTCtaccacagagagacagagggtGAGGAGCAGGCACAGTATCTGAATATCCCAAGTGTGCCTAAAGCCAGCTCAGCTGATGATTTGAAGAAGAGCGGTAGAAGTGGTAGTGGATCCACTCTCAGCAAGTCGGACTATGTGGAGATCCAGGAAGCTGTGAATCACAGCACAGAGGACTTCAGACCAGAGGGCATGAAAACAGGAAACTGCACCCTTGCCAACACTAACTACATAAACATCACCAAGATGCGCACAGATGTATGA